CTTTTTACAGTGAATCGCTGGGTGTTTCCTGCTGGGCTCTCCAATAAGGATCCAGTACTCCGTTTCATTTGTGGGGAGAGGGCCCCTTTACAGGAAACAGAACAATTATCAGGAGGGCTGTGATTAACGATGATTTTCTTCATTGTACAATTATTTGTTTGGTCTTTAAGGTGCAgctattagctagttagcagtgcagctagtggtccatACTGTGAACTGGGGGAGTTTTGATGTTTACACGACTAGCAATGGAGctttagctggttagcatgctaactccagtagatatctctgcagcaaaATACAGATGTTGTAATGTCAAAATggtcatttcttcacattctgttgataattttcattcattttttaatcttttcaacTAAAAACttttacatagtgcacctttaagggatTTAACAGCGTTTTCTTTTTAGTTGAACAAAcaatttattataatttcacaaataatgtcctgacagacatgaaacttgatatatttttttagcaACACTAATACATTAGAATTCAATAAGTAAATGTACACAGTATGATAATCAAGTCAATTTTCAGACCATCATATACCTTGAAAACTGTATATTACTGCAACCTACTGCAGTTTAATTggtaatgaaaaaaatctaattaaacaGGAGTGATGCGACCTACCTATACGCTTTTGCTGCTTTGAGTGGAGTGGCTTCAAAGCCCACTGGGCAGAAGTAATGGTTCTGGCAGTGGTAAATGTAGGCCATATACTCATCCTTCAGCCCTTGTGTCAGTTTCATCAGCGCTCCTTCAGCTTAAAAAAGATTTGAGTGGTTATCGCTTCTGTTTGATGTCTTTATGAGCAGACATGTAGTTGAGTTTGACAGCTGAGGGAGAGACTCACCTGTTTCTCCTGCTGTCTTGTGTTTCCCATGTGGTTTGTACAGAATGTAGGAGCAACCTCGCACTCGGAAATTGTCGTTGATTTGTCTGAACCATCTGCAAGAAATAGCAACAGATGACTGAGCTGCATACGTTTTCTGAAACTGATAGTAACTGTAACTGGAGTATTCAGAGAGACAGTACAAGCAGTTTTGTGTACCGCATTAGCGTAGCGTTGCCAGTGAAGGGACCGAACTTGATTTCTTCAAAAGGTGGCTGAAAACCCAGAATATGCAGAGCCTCCTCCTGAGAGATGGGTGGAAGActagaaatgaaaataaatacagttagtgtctctgcagctggtaaaggtgcagtatgtaagaatttagtgaaaaaaattaaaataaaataaaaactatccagctagcccctagcAAAATTGTACATCAAGAGCTGGTATTCTGATATTAAACAGCACCAACAGTGCCCctgtgctccgagctcccaaTCCAGAAAGAGCGAGCTAATACGACCCTGTAGCAGCATTGTTAAatgagcttactagctaatggcagctacagttagcagcactAAGCAGTTGGTGATGTGCTATGAGTAGGAATTCATCAGCTGgccacttcttacatattgcacctttaagtctgaTAGACAGCAGTATGTGCTGCTCACCTCCCTGCACCCAGAGTGCTGTACAAGAAATTCCAGCAGGACACCAATGACGAGATTCCACATGAAGTCTTGTACTGCGGCCGACTGATGCAGTACCTGATGCGGGAGAGGAATAAATCATAGGACACATTAATAAGACTGTTACTGAACTAACAGCACTCCTCCAGCCTGGCGTGACTCCACTGGGTCACTAAATATAACATTACCATCTTCTGAGGTCGAgcacttttctctgtttgatcTCCTCCAGTGAGGCGTGAGGAGACGCGTCTTGCAGATTACGGCTGGGTCTGTCCGATGACTTCATCTTCTTGGTGCCGCATTTCTTCACATTGCCTGAAACAAAACCCGAGTCGATGAAGGCTGAGCCAGGATTGAAACTGTCAAAACAACAATCGACTAGCAGATAAATAATCGAAATCTTTCCTATTATTGCAGGAATTACAGCTTTACGTTAAAATGATGAAgccagtttaaaggtgcaatatgtaagaatttacgTAAGAATTGGGGGCAGCACATCATCAGGATagccactaactgctgctatttgtagctagttagctctgttagTGTCAGTGCATCTatcagtccagactgggagctcggtTTATCGGGTCATGTGTTGGTGATTACATCACTAGCACAGGAGTTTTGGACCGGTGTGGGCTGGGGttagctgtttagcatgcttacatcagtagatatctctgcaacacaatacacagactcataatgtcaaaactgtcatGTCGTTACATTCAGTCGATCATTTTAGATGcattcaactaaaattctgacataCTACACCTTTAATTGTCTGACAAATGATATGTTTGTATAATGACGCTTCTATAATAACATGTTTCTcacttgttcttgtttttctaGTGAGCACAGCATTGAAGTCTGTGGTATCGATCTCCCAGGCCAAAATAGGCTTCATGTGACCAGAGGACACCTCCACCATGTCACAGTCCCCGTCTGACCCCACATGGGCTCCTCCAGACTGGCCAGCGCTCAAGTCAGCAGAGGGTTTGGCCTTCACAAGCGATGGCCCATCATCCTGCTTGCTCGGCACCACATCCCTGGCTGCGTTTGGGGGACGGTACACAGAAGGAGCCTGGTTGAGAAGGGCATAATCTGAGCAGACCGTGTAGAACTTCTCCCTGGAGTGCGTGACCGGACAGGTCCACGGCAGGTGGAGCTCAGCGCTCGACGCCCTCCTTACTCTCGCAGCATCCCGGGCGAGGGAGCTGATCAGACCTCGCTCCTCCTCCCCATTGGGGGGCTTTTGCAGCCCTGACGGTTCTGCTGGCCCAGATAGGTTTGCTCCTTGACCTTCTGATGTGTTAGGCATCGAACAGCCACTCATGTGATGGATGACAGAACTGGCCGAGGCTGACTGGGATGGCTGCCTTTGCTGGGGATGAAAGGAGAGGCAGATTCAGAAGCACTATATGGATaaaagatggagatggagatggagatggaggtgCACTGATGGAGACTCAGGGGACATCTGATCACATCAACACTGTTTATCAAAGTCATAACCCTGAATGTCCCTGAATTTCAGCTTAGACAGCATCATGTAACATTACCTCTAACCTACAACAAGTCACCTAAGTCTGGTAGTTACTGAACATTAACTAGCTAACATGTCACCTGCACAGACGCTGTAGTCGGAGTGGGCGCACAGCTGCAGCTATCAGCGCTGTACTGAGAGGTAAACACGCCCAGCGTCACCGTTATTCTCCTTTTATCGTACCTTCAGCAATGTCTGAGTACCAGACGGGGCCGACAATTAGCAAAAAAACACGTCAAGCTAACCACTTATAACCAACCCTAGGTGCACATTAGCTCGAgacatgttaaaaaatgaacGATAACAATTGCGAAACGTCGTCCCGCTGACCTGCGTCCACTTCCTGTGCAGGTTTAACGGACTGTACCATTCTGAGTAACAACCGGGgtgcacaaaaacaactcaagCTAGATAATAACCTAAAACACTTAAGTAAACAATTCAGACAAATACAAACGTAatttaactgaaaaataaacacacttcAGTATATTATATGAATTGGACTCGTGTAAACACATCGCTTTTTAAGTGCGGACAACCCCCGTGTGAGTAAAACATGGACTCGTCCTGCAGTTtaagccaatcacagcagcgGCTGCGGTGACTCTTGAAACTTCACTGCTGGAAGGTAAGTGTTGATTTTCTCTGCAGACCAAAGTTTAATcctttaaaataacacaataatcACAAAAACCTGCGGACAGTAGTCGAGGGAAATAGTTCCTTAGTTGCAAAACAGTGCAACTATTATGTTGATGATGTTTAAAGACGGTGGATGTGAACGAGACGAAGACAAACACAGTGTAGAGTTGTGTTATTGGCTGAAACACTAAATagagaaagtgaaaacagtAATGCAACCTCAGTGTAGTCCTCTGTAGAAAAGTACCCCTGAAAAATCACCAAGTTTTGTGAGTTACTCAGTTTGTGTAGACTTTATGAATATTGTGAAAAGCTGTGAAagtcaaaaaaaaatgttttttcttttatgattCTCAGATTTTTAACACAATAAAGACataacaagattaaaaaaaacatcaagaaaCTCTGAACAAAAGACACagagaattaaaaataatatcttAGAAAATATAAAGACTTTCGGTCGGCCTCAAGgaagttctggcaaaccatccggcgaACTGGGGgtatcgtcgggcggtggaaggaacACTTTGAGGACCTGCTGAACCTGACTAACACGTCCCCTGAGTCTGAAGACTCGAGGTAAGACTCGTCCATATCCCTggcagaggtcactgaggtagtCAAGAAGCTCCCCAGTGGCAAGGCGCCAGGGGTGGATGAGATTCGCCCCGAGATGctggacattgttgggctgTCATGGCTGACACGTCTTTGCAATGTCGCGTGGAGGTCGGGGACGGTACCTCTGGagtggcagaccggggtggtggttcccattttcaaaaagggggaccggagagTGTGTGCCAACTATCGGggtatcacactgctcagcctccctgggaaAGTTTATTCCAGGGTGCTGGAAAGGAGGGTCCGTCCGATCGTCGAACCTCTgattctggaggaacaatgcggaTTCTGTCCTGGACGTGGAACAGTGGATCAGCTCTTTACCCTTGCAGGCCTACTGGGggggtcatgggagtttgcccatccagtcttcatgtgttttgtagacTTGGAGAAGGCCTTCGACTGGGTCCCCCGGGGAGTTCTGTGGGGGGTACTGAGGGAGTATAGGGTACCGGGGCCGTTGGTACGAGCAAAGTGAGAGTTGTGTCCGTATACTCGGCACAAAGTCGAATACGTTtccagtgggtgttggactccGCCAGGGCTGCCCCCTTGTCTccgatcctgtttgtgatattcatggacaggatctcaAGGCGCAGCCGTGGTGAGGAGAGTGTCCGGTATGGGAACCTCAGAATTGCGTCTTTGCTTTTTGCGGATGACGTGGTTCTGTTGGCTTCCTCAG
This window of the Pagrus major chromosome 11, Pma_NU_1.0 genome carries:
- the LOC141004663 gene encoding basic immunoglobulin-like variable motif-containing protein, whose translation is MSGCSMPNTSEGQGANLSGPAEPSGLQKPPNGEEERGLISSLARDAARVRRASSAELHLPWTCPVTHSREKFYTVCSDYALLNQAPSVYRPPNAARDVVPSKQDDGPSLVKAKPSADLSAGQSGGAHVGSDGDCDMVEVSSGHMKPILAWEIDTTDFNAVLTRKTRTSNVKKCGTKKMKSSDRPSRNLQDASPHASLEEIKQRKVLDLRRWYCISRPQYKTSCGISSLVSCWNFLYSTLGAGSLPPISQEEALHILGFQPPFEEIKFGPFTGNATLMRWFRQINDNFRVRGCSYILYKPHGKHKTAGETAEGALMKLTQGLKDEYMAYIYHCQNHYFCPVGFEATPLKAAKAYRGPLPTNETEYWILIGEPSRKHPAIHCKKWLDIVTDLNTQNPEYLDIRHTERGIQRRKTKKVGGNLHCIMAFQRVNWQKLGPWALNLENLRHDFHHSGSERAHGGVADDTEERTSSKRLANLGRSHSMGSQKDTNWKRLSNTTEYRQRSSPDSDLEEDITD